The DNA window AATGACTATGAAGCCCACGTGTTAGCCTCTTTGTCATAGGAGAAATAAGTCAAAGGGTCTCTTTCGTAGCCGAACTCCTCCATGTCGTCTAGCGGGAACAGGCCCTCCGCTCCCAGAGCAGCTCAACGAACTTCTCCCGGCAggccgcggcgtcgccggtgATGAcggtctccggcgccggcatgGTGGCTCTCGATTACCTGGGGCGCCATTGATGTTGATGCTGATCAATAACTGGGGATTTTCTTGGATTGGCGAGCTATAGTTTGTTGATTAGTTTTTTAGAGTCaattgaaaaaattacaatCTTCATTgcaatattatataatattgtatTTTCAGTACATTATCTggaaaattattatattttcatcCATACTGTGTGTGCGCCAACTGAGTGAGACCGGCAGCTGTTTAGTCTATACTCCAATGACTTCTTTTGAGGGTCGTCAAGACTGAAGAAAATAGTTTAAGTCATGGCCTTTTTCTAGCCTTCTCTGACCATTTTTACGTACTGATTATGAATACCATGGCGTATTCTCTCGAAGTCCGTAAATGCATATATGCTTAGGTcccgtttagtttgcaaaaagtttttgtaaaaacatcaaatcaagtttttgacaCCTATTTGAATACCATGGCGTTCGTCGAAAACGGGAAGCTGAAGAGGATTGCAGGGGTGAAGACCAAGGAGCTGATGCTGTGGCTCAGTGTGGTTGAGGTCTATGTTGATGAATCTTCTTCTCCTGGGAAGATCACATTCAAGACTGGCACTGGTCTCTCTGATAGCTTCGATGTGTCGGCCTTCGAGCTAGGGATGTAAAGAAGAAGAACTGAACATCTGATGGAATGTGTTGACACCCCAAATTTGGCACTGAGGAAACACTACAGAATGTGGCAGCATACTTGGGTTTATCTTCCtttttagtttctttcttGTGTTTATGGTTGTTTTTGTACTTTAAACCGAGAAATAAGTATTGTTGAACCTATAAATAACTATTTTGCTGTGCATCTGTGCATGCAAGTTCTGAGTTTATTAGTTTTGGAATTCGAAGGCTGTTGCTGATGCTGAGTGatcatattttctcttttaaaaTATGGACCTTCAATAGCCAGGTTGATTTCTGCTGCAGTCTCCATCTGCTTTGGCTCTATTGAAACCAAACTAATAATTGTGACAAAGCAAATATTGGATTCAAGAAGCTGTCATAAAGTAAGGAGTAAAAATTCAACCCCACACATCACGACATTATTTCTGTTAAAAATTGGAGAACATCTTTGTATATAAAGCAAGCACGCTATCATACTCCCAGGAATCCTGCAGTACAATGAAATCCTGTACCGTTATTGTATGAACATGAAACGACTGACGACTTGAACATTTGTGCAGATACTCCGTACAAACGGGAATGCTGCTCTGAATTTTGGATGCTTCAGTTAGCCATCTGAATTTCGAATATTCGGTTTGCCATTTCCCCATTTAGTTTTCTTTGAAAACCATTATGCTGGCTAAGTTCTTCACGGGCAGCAGCCACTATAATGATCACAAGACATTTGATTATCTGGATAAGGAACTGGTCGGAGAGGTTTAGCAGTTAAGCTATATATGCTGAGAGAAAATTTCGCTTGctgaaaattttgaacaagAAACTAGGGCAGAAAACAGTATTCAGTCAGATCATCTCTCTATATATTGAATCGTGGCGAGATTCTCGGGCAACCAGCCGCGCCACGTGGCACAACGTGATTCTAGCGTGCAATCTTTGCACGCAGCCATTCGATCGCGGATCAACGGATATGATCGCGCGGTATATCTGGTTGTAAATATAGAAAGTTTAAGGGGCCTTTTATAAACTTGCAAAATCTCTATTCTGGTCGTCTTCCGGGGGCTTATCAGGCACGCCGCCAGCGCCGACCTCCGGCCATCGGTCGTAGGTAATGCTCCTTCCTCCCCCGCTCTTCGATCGATGAGATTCTACTGCTCGCCTTGCGCACCTCCATCCTAGGGGATGTTTatattgagaaattttttagagaagtatcacgtcaaatgtaTAATCGAATGTTGAAAGGGTTTTTAGACAtgaacgaaaaaacgaattttatggctaccctggaaaccgcgagacgaatcttctaagcttaattaatctgtcattaatatatgttagttactgtagcacttatggctaatcatagatgaattaggctcaaaagattcgtctcaacatttcttccataactgtgcaattagttttttggttcatctatgcttaatgttttatttagatgtccaaaaattcgatgtaatgtctttgaaaaaaaatttgggaactaaacgtgGCCTAAAATCTTGCCGCGCCGTTGATTCTGGGTCTTCTTACGCTCTCTGCAACATCCACGTCCACCACATGTTCGACGAAACGCCTGAGAGGATTCCTCGGCTCATGGAACCAGAGCAAGCCCCTTGTTGTGCGGACGTGCGTGCTGTCGCGGCGCTGGCGTGACCCTGGCGCTCCCTGCCCCGCATCAATGCCGACATCTTTCAGTGCAAGAGGGGGATCAAAACATGGGTGGAGGACACGGCGCGGTTCGCGTTCCACAAGTTCGTCAACACTCTGCTGCGGCACCGTGACCCCGTACGCTAGGTAGATGGGTTCTGGCTCAGatgccgcagccgcagccgcagccgcagctaCAGATTTTACCCACGAGATGCTAACCTGTGGATCAGCCATGCATTACAGTTGCAAACCTGCTTGATCATAACATCTCTTCCTAGATAATTGAAGATTTGACTATCAGTACCTATGATACCGGTTTAGTTAATAGGTAACACAGTACACTTGTTGCATTTCCACTCCAAGCGTCACTGCTCTGACATTGTTTGGTCCTACAGACCATGTACTGATGTACCTTTGCTGAAAGACATGGCTTCAGTTTATCTCTCTGATTATTTTCATGATTACGGTACTGCTGTTGATGTCCATCGGATGCTCACGAGCCTATCTGGTGTCAGAAGTTTGTCATTGGATATTGATGAGGTAAATAAGGTATGTGTCTAGATCTCATATATTTACCCTTTTCTTAGTATGCCAATGCATTTTAATACATGTATCTGTATGAAAACTGAGAAGCATTCTGTGTTTTTATTACACATCACAATTAAACTACAACCTAAACTATATCAGCTATTCTCTCTTGCAAAGGGAAGTTCATACTTGAGCGGAACTTATGTCGTGATGTATCGATATGACGATTGATGCTATCTAGAGTCAACCTGTTGCAATCTGTTTCGTGTACTCTATTCATCTACAGATTCATTAACCTGTTCACCTgacatatatttgattttagacAGCAATTAGATCATTTAAATTTCGTTCACACCCAGATGTTCTGTTGTGGATTTAATacatgttgattaattaacttataTGGAATCTAGTATTTACATAATTGAGaactaaatgataaaataaagaaattactCAAAGGATTACTCCCGGTGCAACATGTCACGATAGATTAACGTTGTGTTTTAAATCCATATATTCCTCGATTGCATGGGATACGTTATGGCAATTACTTCCCATATGAACTAGGTTATGTGTTATCAAAGCAGGTACagtagtagactataagccagttataaacatattttaagcagataagagaggagagagaagagaaatggTCTATAaattgtagccagctgcagcacaaaCTCCAAGacataatttgtatataacaAGTGGTTAAGTGGGGTATGGTAGTACATGTTTTGTAGTTAGcttgtatgaattagctatcAGATTGGCTCTAGCTGAATTTGAGCtattagttggctatactattgaacttgctctcatTGAATTTGAGCtattagttggctatactattaaacttgctctcaTTGAATTAAGCATGTGTCGCCTTATTGTTGTGGATTTTCCATTGAAATGGGTTATGTTTCAATCACGGTCTTTAAACATCTGCTATGTTGGAGGTCTAGATTTATAaatggataaatatatatgttttgtatatgtatggATATTTTAGCATTGATATAAATGAAAGTAaggttattaaatttttaaaattcttatCTACACTATATACTATTAACTATGATTGTGGTGGTTATAATACAAAGATATCGGTATTTGCTTAGAATATAACAATGACCCTATATAAGACTACAAATAGATTGGACTTACCTAATCTTAATTGGGCGCGGCAAAAGCCGCGCCATTGTTTCTAGTAAAAGAACTTCCATGCTGAACTTTTCAGTGCACATGGGCTGCATTCGTTTTGGGTGCTAGAATGCAGATTATTCATTGGTTTACACACACATTCTGAACcgctaaatattttttaaaacgtTTCTACAGAGAAGTTCATCTCAcctttttaaagtagattttcaattatgtagtagttaattctatttgttcatatcattaaataactatcacaaaattctataatttttcatccatAGAAGAACACAGTCATAATAAGTAGGCATCTCTTTTTTTACATCTTTGAACTGCAACTGCATAGCACAACCATTTAGCCGCACACCATAAGATAAATAATGTCAGAGGAAAACAATCAAATAAAGCTAACCAGACATGACCATATTGACCGACCAGCGATTCTGCCAATGCTTGTCTGGTACTCTGTTCTGGTCTACCAAGGCATGCTCAGCTTCAGGTCTGTATTGCAATTTGCACAACACCAGTCAAAATATGTCCACCTATTCTAGTCTCAGGCTCTCAGCCCAGCTGCCACTCAGGACACTGGACTTGATACACTTCTACGCATTACTATATATGGCTCTCCTCTTTCTACACTTGTCATCACAAAACACAGAGCCTCATAGTTTATACTATTGATCACAACTACACAAGATCCAAACAGACCATTGTCACCACTCACCACTCTCATTTCTCAATAGGGAAGATGGCATCACAAACCATCAAAACCCAGCGTGCCGGTGCGGAGGTCGTCAATGGTGATACCGCCGGCAAGAAGAGGTCCATTGAGCTGCTCCAGGAGCTCGGCCTTCCCAAGGGCCTGTTCCCCTTGGACGACATTGAGGAGTTCGGCTACAACAGTGCGAGCGGTTTCATGTGGATTCTCCataggaagaagaaggaacATACCTTCAAGAAGATCAAGCAGACCGTCTCCTATGCCACCGAGGTGACTGCTCTCGTCGAAAAGGGTAAGCTGAAGAAGATTGCAGGGGTGAAGACCAAGGAGCTGATGCTGTGGCTCAGTGTTGTTGAGGTCTATGTTGAGGAGTCATCTGCTGGGAAGATCACCTTCAAGACCGGAACTGGTCTCTCTGATAGCTTTGATGCGTCAGCCTTTGAGCATGATGTGTAGATTATTGGCTAGTTTCGAATGGCTAAatatcctatgtttttttttccttagttggactttttcttcttctcttttcatGTTCTTGGCttcataattaaaataaatggtgCAAAATTCTGTAACCTGATATGAATTTATGAACACGTCAAATTGCCAGAGTTTGTTATAAATGTTATTTGTTTTACCTTTAGagtatatataacaaaattacgaactgtgcagaaaaaaaagggcaaaTTGAAAAAcatcatgaattcatgatTTGCCAATACCAGATATCCAATTCAGGAGTCAAAAGGCATTGATCATGTCAAATTTAGGCACCATTCGCTCTTCAGCCATGACTAAAGGCAGGCTGCTCACTTAACAAATAAGTACACACAATGGTAAACAAGTTCAGACAACTAACAGTAGACTGAACTTGTGCCTGTGACCATAAACTTCCAGAATAAACAAACAAGCCAATCAGAGATCATAAgcatccaattttttttagaaaaaacatgtAACAGCATTGTTCATTCTTCGATGAACTATCAAAGTATCGTAGTCATCAGTTTCGTATTTACAAGAAACAGAGGGTTAAGCCATCCCATATACTTCAAACTTTGTAGGTGAAATCACTGACAAGGTAGATCAAAATTTCAGTGCGTAAACAGGGCACCGGTAAGTATTTTGCAAACAATGTAGATCTATGACATGTACTCAAAGTATTTGAGAACAACCAACAGTAGAAGATGTCGGTcatgaaaaggaaagaaaaacaccATCACTGGCTTGCATGAGCACAGTCATACGAGGCCACATTAGCACTGTCATACTCTTGATATGATCTGATCGGATTTTCTCAGAAGAATTCATTTCGGTGGAAAGAGCCACAACAGGTTGTCCAAGAATGGCCAAGAGTTGTCCTTAGGTACCAAAACAGGGAATTCTATCATTTTAGCATCTCTCACATTGTACACAAGTACATCAAAAGAAGGATCAGAACTGGTAGTCTGTTGGTTATAGTTGCTAACGAAGTAGACGAAATCACCATTGGCTCCATCATACTGACAAGCAGGAAAGGACTTGCTGCTGCACGAACTGATGAAGAGACAATCACCATCCAAGCTGTTGATCTCAGTGAAGCTGTGAGGGTTTGTGCTGAAGTCCAGAGGATATATCCCAATTTTCCTAATAGTTATTTTTAGGACGTCACAATCAGCAAACATTATGATCAGCACTAGTTTCCCATGCCATTCTACAATGCAGCACTGATGTACCAGACAACCCTTCACTAGGGGTAGCGGCTCTGTAACACACTGTTCAGCATATGAGACCGTAACTCTGTCGTCAACCTCTTCAAGCTCAAAGAACAGGATGAGCAGGCCCGTTGGATTTGCAGAGACCATGTAGATCCTCCCCTGGTAGAAGGCAATATCAGCTGAAACATTGATTCTAATGCTTCGGCACACGGACCATGAACTCATCCCAGGGTGCCAGAGAGCAAGGGTATTATGAGAAATGGCAGCCACAATGCACATTGCGCCAGAGGCAGGCGGAGCAGATAAGATCACCTTTCTGAAATGAATCGGGTACTCTGGTGCATGGACATTGATATGAATTGGATGTGAGGTATTGACTATAGGAAGAGCCTTGCAGGAGTGACCCAATAAATGGAAAGCACGCGGATGTGGTAGGCGGATCGTCTCCCGGGAGAAGGCATTCACCAGGAAGCAATGGCCGTCGGCCTTGCGTTCGCTGCTGCGTCGCATCCCCACCAGCCACTCGTCGAACGATCCAACCCAGAAGATGGTCGCGTCCTTGCACAACGGGATGCTGCTGAATTCGGTGATCTCCATGGTGGGGGAGAAGCTTGCGAAGCAGGCGAAGCTGAACCGGGAGAACACGAGCATAGGGAGGGGCAGCGGCAGGCGCTGGGTGGCCGCGGCGTCGCGCCACGAGCGGCAGACGGAGCGCGCCCTGACACGGTCAGCGAGGCTCGGCATGTTGCCGAGCACGCGGCCGAGCATTTCCGCCGAGATGTTCTTCCACGGCTGCCACGGCAGCGCGTCACCTGCTGCAGTGAACCGTCAATCTCCTGTGAGGCATTTCATCGAAACACCTCGCGCACAAAACCCACGCAGACATTTCCACGAACCGCGAACAAGCACGCCACCCACGCGGAGGGattcagagagagagggggggttGGGTACGAGGGCTCACCTGAGATGCTACCGTCCATGGCGGCCGGGGAGCTCAGGTTTCGCCGGAGTTTGGGTGCGTCGGTTTCTTCCTCGCGAAGTCGTCGTGGTGTTTGATCTCGTGGAGGCGAGCGGAACGGCAACGCAACTACACAAGTCTCTCCTGCGAatatttctaaagaaaaagaaagcgaAACTAATTGGGCCGAATGGCCTCTGGGATCCTTATATATAGATTGTAGTTGGGCCTGAAAACGGCCCATCAGCCCACCTCATCGCCATGAGGATCGCGTTACCTCGTCCAGCGAATCAGTTTGTATAAATGAGCATGCCAAACCGCCTTCGTAAATGAATCCTAATTTAAAAGTAGGGGATTCttgttgaaaaattaaatccatCGGTCTCTTTTTCTCATCAACAATAATTAGAATTCCTAAACTCATTATTTTTCGGTCTCTAACTAACCGGTTCCACACTGCCTATGTGGcaaacaaacaatattttgggaTTTTATTTGGGGGGCAGCTATACTACGATATCGTGTTATGTAACGGAACAAATTCTACAAGTTATCAAATATGATATCTCACCAgtatcaaatataatattacatCGGTACCAGCTAATACTTGGGTGGTACCAGGTGATACTCAATAATTAGGATTTTTAGGAGTCAAAAATAGACAAGCTATTGAGCATGCTCTCAGTTAGACATTTGAATTTGGAACACTCAGTTAGCCATTTGGTTTTAGGCTCTATTTATCCTCActtgggattattataatatagattattagaATGATAAATAGGTTCATGTGACATATTATTATACtccatcaattttatattataagttacttTAAGTTTATGCTaagtcaaatatctttaaGATTGATTAAGTTTaagaagaaaacaacaatatttttaacacaaaataaatataacataaaatatattcaatggtgGAATTTAAGTAATTAGTTTGGTGTTGTGGgtgttagtatatttttttcttaatttagtCAAACTTGAAGATATTAACTTAAGACAAATATAAAGTGacttaaaatacaaaatagagAGTAATACCGAGTCCAGATTATCATAATATGGTAGGCTGctctaagttattttttaagattattaGGTGGCTAAAGACGCACTACCTTggttaatttaaaataattaatcatcttATCATCCATTaactattttagtttataataatatagtaaTTTAGCTCGATAATAATAATTCTAAGTGAAAACAAACATAACCTTAGTATAAAGCAAATATTATATCGTCTAGAGTCTTCAAGTACAGACTATCACTATGTTGTTCACacctatattattttaaataggaTATCTTTCCCTATTTTTGCTtatgatcattcatcttattcaaaataaattatatagttctaaattattttgttataatttgatttattgttataggaactttaaatataacttataattttgcatatttgaataaaatttttaaaaaatacgaaTTGTCAAACATAGACTAAAAGTTAatggcgtcatataaaaaacatgaaggGTACTTGTGGAAGGAAAATTACAAATAGTGCTTCATTTAACAAACACCTATATTATCAACTAAATTGCTGGACACTCTACAAACAGGCAGACCTATTTTGACTTCTATGAAGTCTGAACTGCAACTCCTAGAACAATCCGTTAGCAGCAAGCCATAACAATATGAAATCCACgatgacaaaaacaaaaaagaataaaatcaaTAGAGCTGTCCAAACATGACCAGCTTGACCATACGAACCAGCCATAATGCTAGTCTAATCTGGTCTACCAAGTCCAGCTCCAGGGCTGCAGTGTACAATAGCAAGTCAAAATATGTGCACTTGTTCTATAGTCTCAggagaaacagtttttagcgcATGGATGTaggtacacccgtgtgcttacATATCATCTagatagttattaaaaaatataaaaaaaatttgacaagatagattaatatgatttatatcactccacaaacatgcaagcttaaattcaacttctacaagttgcagtaaaaaacaaaactaaaactaactatacgcatattcataattgtttttgttatttttgctatagcttgtaga is part of the Oryza brachyantha chromosome 11, ObraRS2, whole genome shotgun sequence genome and encodes:
- the LOC102717938 gene encoding uncharacterized protein LOC102717938, with the protein product MASQTIKTQRAGAEVVNGDTAGKKRSIELLQELGLPKGLFPLDDIEEFGYNSASGFMWILHRKKKEHTFKKIKQTVSYATEVTALVEKGKLKKIAGVKTKELMLWLSVVEVYVEESSAGKITFKTGTGLSDSFDASAFEHDV
- the LOC102711484 gene encoding uncharacterized protein LOC102711484 — its product is MDGSISAGDALPWQPWKNISAEMLGRVLGNMPSLADRVRARSVCRSWRDAAATQRLPLPLPMLVFSRFSFACFASFSPTMEITEFSSIPLCKDATIFWVGSFDEWLVGMRRSSERKADGHCFLVNAFSRETIRLPHPRAFHLLGHSCKALPIVNTSHPIHINVHAPEYPIHFRKVILSAPPASGAMCIVAAISHNTLALWHPGMSSWSVCRSIRINVSADIAFYQGRIYMVSANPTGLLILFFELEEVDDRVTVSYAEQCVTEPLPLVKGCLVHQCCIVEWHGKLVLIIMFADCDVLKITIRKIGIYPLDFSTNPHSFTEINSLDGDCLFISSCSSKSFPACQYDGANGDFVYFVSNYNQQTTSSDPSFDVLVYNVRDAKMIEFPVLVPKDNSWPFLDNLLWLFPPK